The DNA region GGGTTCAACCCCGCCATGGTGCTCATCTTAGCGTACTCGATAAGGCGTCTCCCCTTCGCCGCCCGTTCAATCGCCGCGGGAATACAGCAGATACATGTCTCCCTGGAGGAGGTTGCGCTGAACCTCGGCGCCAGCAGGTGGAAGGCGCTAACGGGGATACTGATGCCGCTCATCCTCCTGAACCTCCTCGGTGGAGCCATGCTGAGCTTTGTTTACTGCATGAGCGAGACCAGCGTGGGCATCACCCTCGGGTCAATCAACCCGGAATATTACCCGATAACTGCCAGAATGGTCGAGCTCATGACGAGCGCCGTTGGAAGTGCCAACCTCGCGGCCGCTCTGGGTGTGTTCCTCATGGCTGTACAGATAATCGCAATAGTCCTCGTGAACGTGATAACCAAGCAGAGGTACTCCTTCATAGGCCTCACGTGAGGTGGTTGAGATGGTGGAAGTCAGGATTGAAAACCTCGTTAAGACCTTTGGTGAGACCGTTGCACTCAGGGGCGTAAACCTTCACATAAAGCACGGGGAACTCTTCACGCTCCTCGGGCCGAGCGGTTGCGGAAAATCAACGACCCTCAGGGCGATAGCGGGCCTTGACTACCCCGACAGCGGGCACATCTACTTTGGGGATGAGGACGTCACATATCAGCACCCCAGCAAGAGGGGTGCAGTCCTCGTCTTTCAGAACTACGCCCTCTGGCCCCACATGACGGTCTTTGACAACGTCGCCTACGGCCTGAAGCTGAGGAAGGTTCCAAAGGAGGAGATAGAGAAAAAGGTCAAGTGGGCCCTCGAGCTGGTAAAGCTCAAGGGCTTCGAGAACCGTTACCCGACCCAGCTGAGCGGTGGGCAGCAGCAGCGTGTGGCCATAGCCAGGGCCCTCGTCGTTGAGCCGAGGGTTCTCCTCCTCGATGAGCCGCTCAGCAACCTCGACGCAAAGCTCAGGCTTGAGATGCGCTCGGAGATAAGGAGAATACAGCGCGAGCTCGGGATCACCGTCATCTACGTTACCCACGACCAGGAGGAGGCAATGGCCATAAGCGACAGGATAGCGGTCATGAACGTCGGAACCGTGGAGCAGGTGGGAACCCCCAAGGAGATATACGAGACGCCCAGGACGGAGTTCGTAGCCAGTTTCATGGGCAAGACAAACGTCATCCCGGCGAAAGTGGTGGAAAGGAACGGGGATAAGGTCACAGTTGAATTCGAGGGCATAACCCTCGACGGTCTTAGCTACACGGAGAAAAGCGACAACGTGGTCATCGTTATAAGGCCGGAGAGGATAAAGCTCAAACCCGTTGAAAACGCGGTGTCCTTCACGGGAACGGTTGACCTCATTGAGTACTACGGGTTCTTCATAGAGGTCGTCGGCCTCTTCGGGGACACCAGGATCATAGCGAGAACCATAAGCGACAGGGAAGTCTCTCACCTCAAGCCGCTCCAGGAGGTCACGTTCTACGTTGATAGGGACGACATCATAGTCCTCCCGCGGCAAGGGCTTTAAGTCCTCCCACCTTCTTTTTTTGGTGGTCACATGGGGCTTTTGGACACGCTCCAGGAGGGGAAAGTCTACGAGGTTCTGCTCATAACCCGCTCAAACGTCACACCCGTGGGGGTGGTCAGGCGGGGGAATAGGCTTTTCTTCAAGCTCTTCGGGGGCAGGAGCGCCGGGGAACTTAAGTCCTGCCCCTATGCTTCAATCCAGTTCACGAACGACGTTGAATCCATCGTAAAGCTGGCCCTCAACCTGCCCCTGAGACTGGAGTTCGATGGGAACGGGGAGCACAGATGGATAAAGGGCCTCCCAGGGGTTTACGGCACCGTTGAAGCAAAAGAAGAGGAACACGAAGACGAGCTGGGAAAAACGGTCGTTTTAAAGTGCTCCCTCCAGCCGGCGGGGGAAACCCCTGGAACTCTGCCACCGCTCCCCCCAAGCCGCGCCGATTTTTATCTTATGGAGATGGGCGTGGACATAACAAGGCTTCTGGTAGCCGTCAGGAAGGGGCTCGATGACGTTGCCAAAGGGTTGCGCGAGCGCATACTCACTAATTACCGGATGTATTCCCGCCTCGGGGGAAAGTCAAAGCTCGCGGAGGTCATCCTCAAAATGGCGGCCGATCCTTATAGTCCTCCCCAAGTTGCTCCACCGGAAGAAGACTTATAACGGCTTCCCGGTCAATTCATGCCGGTGATACCATGCTCGGAAGAAGGGCCCTGGTATTCCTCCTGGTGTTGATGGCAACAGCGGCTTTTGTATTCCCCCAAGTCAGAGTCCAAGCGGCTGGCAACGTCGTAACCCCGGGCCAGGTAATTCTCGACCCCCTTCCGGGAACACCGGCAATAGGCCTCCCGGGCGATACGATCGAGGTTTATCCGGCCGAGGGCGTTAGCGTTCAGTCCCTCCAGATAGTATCGATACTCCACGGTCCCTACGACCTCCAGATCGTCGGAACCGAAGGGGGTGTGGTCAGGGCTAAGATACCCTATGAGGCGGTTCCGGACGTCTACTTCCTCGTCGTTAAGAGCAACAAAGGCGACGTAACTGTCCCCAACGGGGTCTGGGTCATGGAGAGGGCCCCCACGGTACTCAGGATAGCCCACGGAAGCGACCTTCACGTTACGAGCGGGTTCAAGATGGGCTTCGTGTGCGGGGACTACTTCCAGAAGAGCATCCCGGAGATACTTAAGTACTGCAACAATCCCATAGGAATGCACAGCTACACCGCCACAGAGAGCTTCATGACATACTACGCCATGGTCGGAAGCTGGGGCCAGAACGTTATAAACCTCATAATCAGCACGGGCGATGACGTTGATACCAACGGTGACCAGGAAGGGTACAAAATGCTCAACAGGGCCATCCTCTACGCCACAGCGGCAGGGACTCCCCTAATAAGCATAAAGGGCAACCACGACCATCCACCGACCTATTACGGCAAGTACGTTGGCCCCAGATACTTCTACAGGGTCATCGGGGACTTCCTCATCATAGGCCTGGACAGCAGGGGCGAAGAGAGGCACCCGGAGATGGAGCAACTCCAGTGGATGGAGGACGTTCTCAAGGGCCACCCGAACAAGACGGTTATAGTCCTCGTCCACCACCCGTTCTGGTACAGCACCCCCGATGGGAAGTGGGGAGGGACTATAAAGGGCTACACTGCCTTTGACGACAGCGACTGGAAGGCCCTAACCAGGTTCGTCAGCTGGGACTGGGTGGGCAGGAAAGGCGAGTACGAAGATATAGCAAGGTACTTCCTCCAGATGGTTGAAAAGTACAACATCAGGCTCGTCCTCTCGGGCCACATCCACAAAGATAAGCCGGTCCTGTACGTTGACAAGAACGGAAACGAGCACTGGTTCTGGACCCTTACGACAACGGGGGCACCTGACAAGACGAGCAACCCCCCGAGCGAAACGGATAAGGGCCTCGGCTATACGGTGCCAAGCTGGTACGGTTCGCAGGTTGTCTACCTATACTCCAACGGCACCGTTGAGTTCCCGCTGGCCGGGAACGTTCTCCGCGATGGGATAAGTTCACTGCCCGTGCCCCAGAAGTTCGTGGTCTTCAGGCAGGAGGGACAGGAAGGAACGGCCGTTCAGTTCTTCAACGAGCTTAACGAGAGCGTCAGCGGCCCGCTCGTCATAAGGATACCCGCGGGTGCTAACGTAGATCCAGAGGGCACGAACATAACCTACAGAGTCGTCGCCGAGAGAGAAATTGCGGGAGAGAAATACATGCTGCTGAACGTCACAGTCCCCAGGGGAGTCGGCCAGATAACCGCAGTTACAAAAAAGGACACCAAACCGCCCGAGGTCTCGATAGGTTACATCACCCCGAGCAAGCCCAAACCGGGCCAGAGGTTCTCGGTTTACATAAGCGCCGATGACAACGTGGGCATAAGGGCCATGAAGGTTCAGATAATCGTCGACGGAAAGGTAGTGAAAGAGCTCCCAGCCTTCTCCGTTAAGCCGTCCGAGGTCAAAGCAACTTACTTCACCGAAGTAGATGGTATTAACGCAACGACCTTCACCATAAAAGCCATAGCAACGGACTTCTACGGGAACACAAAGGAAGCAACCTACTCGGTTGGTACAAGCACCGCAACCACCGCAGCCACCACGACCGAAACCTCCAGCAATGAAGGAAAAGGGATCTGCGGGCCGGCCGCCATCCTTGCCCTCATAGCGCTCCCCAACCTGCTCCGTTGGAGGAAGTGAGGCTCCCTTCTTTCCTTTTCTCGCGCATCGTTTTGCCTTCCTCGATTTCCTCCTTCAGGGTTTTTGCCTCCTCCTCCGCGCTCCTGACGCGGAAGACCCTCGCTATCCTCTCTATTGCCTCAAGCTTCCTCACTATGCCATCGAGCCACGTGAAGACGTCGCCCGGGTAGACTATCAGCCCGTAAACCTTCCTGAAGTGCTCGGCTATCTGGGTGGGGTGCTTTCCGCTCCGCCTCAGCTCTATTATCATGTTGCCAACCTTCCCCATGGCGTAGTCAGTACAGTCCTCTTCGCCGCACATGAAGAACTCCTGGTAGAGTGTGAAGAGCCTCTCAGCGGCGTTTGGGCTCAGCTCGGGAATGACCCTGTCAAGCTCCTGAAGTACGGACGCAAAGCTTGAAGAGAAGACGCTGGCGCTCAACCTGCCCTTTACAACTCTCTCAAGCTCCCTCTGGAGTGTCCCACTCAGGTAGAGGTTCTCAAAGGGAAGCAGTTTTACCGCCATCTCCCGGGCAGATTTCTTACCGAGGTTTTCGCGGATGAAAGCCGCTTCTTTTGGCAGCAAAAAGCTCATGCTCACGGCCCTTCCGTAGGGGGTGACCTCAACGAGGGAACCCCTGAGCCGGACGAAGTCGAACTCCTCCAGTTTTTTCAGAACTTTCTCGGCGCTCTGGTTTGCCCCGAGGCACCTCGACTGGACTTCTTCAATGACCTCAAGCCTGCTGAAGACGCAGGAATGGGCGAGAACGTTGTCCTGCTCGAGCTCATCGCTCCACTCTACGGTTACCGGCTCTATTGGAGCCGTCAAAAGCTTGAAGGCAACCTCGTCTTCACTACCTTCCATCTGAGCAGAATACTTCCTCCCGGGCTCGACTATGAGGTAGACCTTCCCCTTCTCGTGGTAGAGTGGCCTCCCCGCCCTTCCGAGCATCTGGTGGAACTCCCTAACGCTGAGCCACTTGTTGCCCATCGCGAGGCTCTCAAAGATCACTTGAGAAGCGGGGAAATCAACTCCAGCCCCCAGGGCCGCGGTTGTAACGACGACATCGAGCATCTGAGCTAAAAACTCCATCTCGGTGAGCTTCCTCTGGTTATAGGGCAGACCGGAGTGGTAGGGCTTCGCTTTGAGACCCTTACTCGTGAGGTAAGCGGCAAGCTCGTGAGTCCTCTTCCTTGAGAAGGTGAAGACTATGGTCTGGCCCCTGTAGCCCTGTTTCGACTTCCTGTTCGCTTCAGCTTTACAGAGGCTGGCTATATGGCTCCACTTCTCGCTTTCGCTTCTCGCTATGATGATGTGCCTCTCAAGGTCAACGGGCCTCTCGTCGTAGAGAACCAGCTTTAGGCCAAGTTCTTTTGCGAGTTCCCCGGGATTTCCGACCGTTGCGCTCAGACCTATGAACTGGGCGTGGGGATAGAGCATTCTCAGCCTCGCGATGAGGCCGTCCAGCCGGGGCCCGCGCTCCTCCTCGTCCAGCGTGTGGATCTCATCTATGACAACAGTCCCGACGTTGCCGATCTTTCTTCCGGCCCTGAGGAGGTAGTCAATCCCCTCGTAGGTTCCGACTATTATCTCGGCATCAATGTCGGTATCAACGACCACGAGCTCATCCTTCGTCTTTATCCTGCTCATGCCAACGCGTATGGCCACCCTGAGGCCGAGTTTGGAATACCTCCTTTTGAAGTCCTCGTACTTCTGGTTTGCGAGGGCCACCAGCGGCACAAGGAAGAGCATCTTTTTGCCTTCCATCGCCTTCGGAATCCCGGCCAGCTCGCCGATGAGCGTCTTACCGCTTGCAGTGGCGGAAACCACCAGCAGGTTCTCGCCATCGAGGAGGCCGTTCTTAACTGCCAGGCTCTGGACAGGGAGAAGCTCGGTTATGCCTTCACCCCTGAGGACTTCCCTGAACCTCTCCGGAAGGGGAAGCTCGTCGAGCCTAACTTTCTCAACCTTAACGTGCTTCGCCTTGAGCTCGTCCCACTTCGTTATCTCCGGATGCTTCGTCGGGTCAAAGCGCGGGTCGAAGGCGTAGAGGACTTTGTCGAGGTCTTTAAACCTCTCCAAAAGCTTCTTCGCCTGATCGAACATTGCCACGCTGTTGAAGCGGAAGCGGAGTTCTCTCTTGAGCTCTTCCTCGGCACAGCGCTCGCAGATGTACTCGTTGCGGTACTTTATCCTGTTGCCCTCCGTCAGTATCGTGATCCTGCCCTCGAGGAGACAGAGGCGGCAGAGTTCAGCCTTCTCAACGTTTTTGTTCTGAAGGCGGTTCTTGAAGTAGTCCTCCCACTCGTCTTCCCCCACTAAAACGATTCTGGCCTGTCTTAACAGCTTCTCTATCTCCTTCGGGTTCTGATACTGGCTCCCTTCGAGGACCTTGAAGAGTCTCCCCTCGTGCATTATGAAGCGGTAAACCCTATCAGCCTTAAGCCCCTTAAGCTGGGAAAGTTTTTCAGGCTCTTTCTCGATGAAGAGGGCCTCAAGCTCGTTCTTCTTTCTCCCCGGTCTCACAACGAAGAGCATTCACGCACCCTCCCACCGTTGAAGGTAGGAAAAGCTTATAAACGCACCCCTCAAAGTGGCGTTAGGTTTAGGGTTACCAAGAGGTGATAATGATGGCCATCTGGCAGGGAAGATCACTTAAAAAGCCTTCAGGCGGGAGGATTGTCCTCGCCAGGAAAAAGAGGAAGAGGGAGCTCGGTAGAGAGCCGGCTAACACTAAGATTGCCGAAGAAAAGGAAAAGAGAAAGATAATCAGAACCTACGGCGGCAACAGGAAGATCCGCCTTATTGAGGCCCTCTACGCCAACGTCTTTGAGGGTGGAAAGGGCAGGAAGGCCAGGATCCTCAACGTCATCGAGAACCCTGCCAACAGGCAGTACGCGAGGAGGAACATAATCACCAAGGGCGCCATAATAAAGACAGAGATAGGAAAGGCCATCGTAACCAGCAGACCGGGCCAGGACGGCGTTGTCAACGCAGTCCTCATCAGGGAGGAGAACGCCTGATTTTTACTTTTGACCCCCTTCTCGGTTCACTCCTCTCCCGCAGCTTTTCATTCGTCGTTGGCGGCATAAAAAAGCAACGTGCCACTGAGCTAAAGCCTGCACCTTCCGTCAAAAAACGATGGCCTCTGGTAGGTTTTTCTCACAAGGGGGAAGTCCTCACGGTAGTGGCTTCCCCTGCTTTCCTCTCTGGCCAGGGCACATTCCAGAACTCCTCTGGCCAAAAGTTTGAGCCTTGGATCGGTTTCCACGGACTCGAGCTTTTTAATGCCCTCTTTCAGCCCTCTGCCATTTCTAACGATTCCAGCGTGATTCCAGAGGATTTCCCTCAGAGATTCAACGTCTCCAGCCTCGTACCCGTGGTAGGGCACATCTCTGACTTCCCCAGCGCGCGGTCTCTCCCTGGCGATCGTCCTGGCCACCTCCAGGCCTGAAACGACGCATTCAAGAAGGGAGTTACTGGCCAGCCTGTTGGCACCGTGGAAACCGTTACTGGCGGCTTCACCTATTGCATAGAGGTTCTTTACGTTAGTTCTGTACCACAGATCCGTGGCTATGCCTCCCATTGTGTAATGGGCAATGGGTGAAACCGGTATTAAGTCCTTTGACGGGTCAAGCCCCTCCTTAGCCAGAAAGGCGTAAATCTGGGGGAACCTCCTCCTGAAGTCGGTTATGTCCCTTGCATCAAGGAAGACGCGTTTTCCTTCGAGCGTTTTCAGGTATATCGCCCTGGCGACAATATCCCTTGTTGAGAGTTCGTCCACGAAACGCTCCCCGTCTTCGGTTACCAGCTTCGCACCGGCACCGCGGACTGCTTCGCTTATAAGTTTAGTGCCGTTACTTCCGATAAAACCCGTTGGATGAAACTGAACGAACTCAAGATCCCTCGCAAAGGCCCCCTTCATAATCGCGTCCCCGATAAGAAAGCCCAGGTTGAGCGGCGATCCTGCCGTGTACTTGAACAAACCGGCGAAACCTCCCGTCGCTATAACGGTCGCGTCAAACTTCATAAATTCTCCATCAACGAAAACACCATGGGCCCTTTTGTGCCTAACGGCAAGTTCCTCGGCCCAGCCTTTGACGAAGTTAATTCCTGACTCCTCCGCGTGAAGGTAGAGGGTTTTAATAATGTGCTTTCCGGTCTCGTTCTTTATCGTGAACACCCTCGGAAAGGAGTGACCGCCTTCGGTTTCGTTCCCCTCAAACTTCAGGCCAAGCGAGAGAAAGAAATCGTAAACCTCAGAAGATTTTGAAACGACGTTCCAGACCACCTCCTCGTCGTTGAGGTATCTCCCCGCGCGCATTGTGTCAGAAACGTGAAGCTCTGGAGAATCGCCCTCAAGGATGGACAGCGCTATTCCCGCCTGAGCCCAGTAGGAGTTTGTGGCCTCTATCCCGGCATGAATTACAGTGACTTCGTGACCTCTACTGGAGAGGGCCAGGGCGGCAGTTAAGCCGGCTATTCCACCCCCGATTATGCCAACTGAAACCATCAAACCACCGTTCACGGGTGGGAGGAACATCTTAAAAATTTGCCCCGTTGGGGTTCTGCCCGTGCCGACCCATGAGCACCCGGAGATATTTGGCAGATGTTCAAAAAATCCCTGTTTTTCTGTTAATTTTCTGCCAGATTTGCAACAATAATTCCGAAAAAGTCAAATACCCCAAGGCCCACTTTACTGCGGTGATGCCCATGAAAGGCAACGGACGAATTTTGGAGAACATAGGAGGAAAAGCCGGAAGGGGGGAGGGAGAAACCGTACGGAAGTGAAAGGGAAGAAATACTGTTTGAGATACTGAAAGAAGGTCTGTTCTGGGCCGCATGGGGCTGTCCTTCTGAGGTGATGCCGTTTTTGAGGGGCAAACTTTTAGACAACGGTCCCAGCGACAGGGCCAAACAAGAACTCCAGTGGCTTCTCAACAAGCTTGAGGCCTACTACAGCTACGTCGCAAGCAAAAGCAGCGTTGAGGAAAAACACCTGCAGGCCATGAAATCCTTTTACAGGGAAATCCTCATGGTTCTGTCCCTCGACAGGGCTTAGCTTTTTAACTCCACTTTTCTACTCTTCCCGGGATGATGTGGGAAGTTTCGCCTGAGCGGTGATGAAACTCGCATGGGCTGACCACCATATTTTTTAAGCGCCCTCCGTTTTCCAGAACGGGAAGACCCGTGGAAAGGGAACTCTCAACGTTCATTAACCGCCTCAAGGAACTGGTCGAGCTCGAGCGAAAGGCCGAGATAGAAGCCATGAGGGCAGAGATAAAACGCCTGTCGGGGAGAGAACGTGAGAAAGCTGGAAGGGCCATTCTGGATCTGAACGGTAAAATCATCGGCGAGGAACTGGGCTATTTTCTGGTTAGATACGGGCGTGAGAGAGAAATAAGAACCGAAATAAGCGTTGGAGACCTGGTAGTGATAAGCAGAAGGGATCCCCTTAAGAGCGACCTGGTCGGGACGGTTGTTGAAAAGGGTAAGAGGTTTATCACGGTCGCCCTCGAATCCGTTCCGGACTGGGCCTTTAAGGGAGTGAGGCTAGACCTCTACGCCAACGACATAACCTTCAAGCGCTGGATCGAAAATCTGAACAATCTCCACGACAGCGGAAGAAAGGCAACGGAATTTTACCTGGGCCTGAGAGAACCGGAAGATAGTGAAAAAGTTGAAGACAAGAACACTGGCTGAACTCATAAGGCAGGAAGTTGAGAGGGGGAGCAAAGTTCTTGCAACGGCCGAAAGCAACGTGGCAGTTGACAACCTCGTTGAAAGACTTGCTGAGTCCGGCTTGAATATAGTACGGGTCGGCCATCCGAGCAGGGTTTCAAAGCAACTCCACGAGACGACCTTAGCTTACAAAATAACCCAGCATGAGCTCTACTGCGAGCTGAGGGAACTGAGGATCATCCACCAAAACCTTAAGGAGAAGAGGGACACCTTCGCGAAACCCGGCCCAGAATACCGGAGAGGGTTAAGCGACAGGGAAATCCTCAGGCTGGCAGCCAGGGGGATTGGAACGAGGGGTGTTCCAGCAAGGATCGTCAGGGAGATGGCCGAGTGGATAAAGCTGAACGAACAGGTGAAGAAAACTCTCGATGACGCAATAAAACTGGAGGAAAGAATAGCCCGGGACGTAATAAGAGAGGCGGACGTTGTTTCGACAACGAACTCATCTTCGGGCCTTGATGTAGTTAACTACGGGGATTTCGATAAAACTCTGTTTGAGGGGCTTATAGAGCGCTATCCCAAAAAGTCGGAGATGCTCACGATTCAGTACCGCATGAATGAGAAGCTGATGGAGTTTCCGAGCAGGGAATTCTAC from Thermococcus zilligii AN1 includes:
- a CDS encoding ABC transporter ATP-binding protein; the encoded protein is MVEVRIENLVKTFGETVALRGVNLHIKHGELFTLLGPSGCGKSTTLRAIAGLDYPDSGHIYFGDEDVTYQHPSKRGAVLVFQNYALWPHMTVFDNVAYGLKLRKVPKEEIEKKVKWALELVKLKGFENRYPTQLSGGQQQRVAIARALVVEPRVLLLDEPLSNLDAKLRLEMRSEIRRIQRELGITVIYVTHDQEEAMAISDRIAVMNVGTVEQVGTPKEIYETPRTEFVASFMGKTNVIPAKVVERNGDKVTVEFEGITLDGLSYTEKSDNVVIVIRPERIKLKPVENAVSFTGTVDLIEYYGFFIEVVGLFGDTRIIARTISDREVSHLKPLQEVTFYVDRDDIIVLPRQGL
- a CDS encoding DUF447 domain-containing protein; translated protein: MGLLDTLQEGKVYEVLLITRSNVTPVGVVRRGNRLFFKLFGGRSAGELKSCPYASIQFTNDVESIVKLALNLPLRLEFDGNGEHRWIKGLPGVYGTVEAKEEEHEDELGKTVVLKCSLQPAGETPGTLPPLPPSRADFYLMEMGVDITRLLVAVRKGLDDVAKGLRERILTNYRMYSRLGGKSKLAEVILKMAADPYSPPQVAPPEEDL
- a CDS encoding metallophosphoesterase — protein: MLGRRALVFLLVLMATAAFVFPQVRVQAAGNVVTPGQVILDPLPGTPAIGLPGDTIEVYPAEGVSVQSLQIVSILHGPYDLQIVGTEGGVVRAKIPYEAVPDVYFLVVKSNKGDVTVPNGVWVMERAPTVLRIAHGSDLHVTSGFKMGFVCGDYFQKSIPEILKYCNNPIGMHSYTATESFMTYYAMVGSWGQNVINLIISTGDDVDTNGDQEGYKMLNRAILYATAAGTPLISIKGNHDHPPTYYGKYVGPRYFYRVIGDFLIIGLDSRGEERHPEMEQLQWMEDVLKGHPNKTVIVLVHHPFWYSTPDGKWGGTIKGYTAFDDSDWKALTRFVSWDWVGRKGEYEDIARYFLQMVEKYNIRLVLSGHIHKDKPVLYVDKNGNEHWFWTLTTTGAPDKTSNPPSETDKGLGYTVPSWYGSQVVYLYSNGTVEFPLAGNVLRDGISSLPVPQKFVVFRQEGQEGTAVQFFNELNESVSGPLVIRIPAGANVDPEGTNITYRVVAEREIAGEKYMLLNVTVPRGVGQITAVTKKDTKPPEVSIGYITPSKPKPGQRFSVYISADDNVGIRAMKVQIIVDGKVVKELPAFSVKPSEVKATYFTEVDGINATTFTIKAIATDFYGNTKEATYSVGTSTATTAATTTETSSNEGKGICGPAAILALIALPNLLRWRK
- a CDS encoding DUF5814 domain-containing protein, which produces MLFVVRPGRKKNELEALFIEKEPEKLSQLKGLKADRVYRFIMHEGRLFKVLEGSQYQNPKEIEKLLRQARIVLVGEDEWEDYFKNRLQNKNVEKAELCRLCLLEGRITILTEGNRIKYRNEYICERCAEEELKRELRFRFNSVAMFDQAKKLLERFKDLDKVLYAFDPRFDPTKHPEITKWDELKAKHVKVEKVRLDELPLPERFREVLRGEGITELLPVQSLAVKNGLLDGENLLVVSATASGKTLIGELAGIPKAMEGKKMLFLVPLVALANQKYEDFKRRYSKLGLRVAIRVGMSRIKTKDELVVVDTDIDAEIIVGTYEGIDYLLRAGRKIGNVGTVVIDEIHTLDEEERGPRLDGLIARLRMLYPHAQFIGLSATVGNPGELAKELGLKLVLYDERPVDLERHIIIARSESEKWSHIASLCKAEANRKSKQGYRGQTIVFTFSRKRTHELAAYLTSKGLKAKPYHSGLPYNQRKLTEMEFLAQMLDVVVTTAALGAGVDFPASQVIFESLAMGNKWLSVREFHQMLGRAGRPLYHEKGKVYLIVEPGRKYSAQMEGSEDEVAFKLLTAPIEPVTVEWSDELEQDNVLAHSCVFSRLEVIEEVQSRCLGANQSAEKVLKKLEEFDFVRLRGSLVEVTPYGRAVSMSFLLPKEAAFIRENLGKKSAREMAVKLLPFENLYLSGTLQRELERVVKGRLSASVFSSSFASVLQELDRVIPELSPNAAERLFTLYQEFFMCGEEDCTDYAMGKVGNMIIELRRSGKHPTQIAEHFRKVYGLIVYPGDVFTWLDGIVRKLEAIERIARVFRVRSAEEEAKTLKEEIEEGKTMREKRKEGSLTSSNGAGWGAL
- a CDS encoding 30S ribosomal protein S8e, whose amino-acid sequence is MAIWQGRSLKKPSGGRIVLARKKRKRELGREPANTKIAEEKEKRKIIRTYGGNRKIRLIEALYANVFEGGKGRKARILNVIENPANRQYARRNIITKGAIIKTEIGKAIVTSRPGQDGVVNAVLIREENA
- a CDS encoding L-aspartate oxidase — its product is MVSVGIIGGGIAGLTAALALSSRGHEVTVIHAGIEATNSYWAQAGIALSILEGDSPELHVSDTMRAGRYLNDEEVVWNVVSKSSEVYDFFLSLGLKFEGNETEGGHSFPRVFTIKNETGKHIIKTLYLHAEESGINFVKGWAEELAVRHKRAHGVFVDGEFMKFDATVIATGGFAGLFKYTAGSPLNLGFLIGDAIMKGAFARDLEFVQFHPTGFIGSNGTKLISEAVRGAGAKLVTEDGERFVDELSTRDIVARAIYLKTLEGKRVFLDARDITDFRRRFPQIYAFLAKEGLDPSKDLIPVSPIAHYTMGGIATDLWYRTNVKNLYAIGEAASNGFHGANRLASNSLLECVVSGLEVARTIARERPRAGEVRDVPYHGYEAGDVESLREILWNHAGIVRNGRGLKEGIKKLESVETDPRLKLLARGVLECALAREESRGSHYREDFPLVRKTYQRPSFFDGRCRL